The Macrotis lagotis isolate mMagLag1 chromosome 6, bilby.v1.9.chrom.fasta, whole genome shotgun sequence genome includes a window with the following:
- the F7 gene encoding coagulation factor VII, with product MFFSQQFFMVQFVGFMLVLHQSLTTVFLHKEEANNVLKRERRANSFLEELRSGSLERECIEEKCSFEEAREIFKNNERTQQFWIQYNDDNQCASNPCQNGGTCADEFQSYICFCPVEFEGRNCETSKDSLLICRFDNGGCQQYCTDNPETIRHCHCELGYALAPDGITCNPVVDYPCGRIPVLEKRNGSMPEGRIVGGYECPKGECPWQALIWLGKEMLCGGTLLTDTWVVSAAHCFDKARHLKESLTVVLGEHEINKEEGVEQKRQIADIIIHDQYIPLKLNYDIALLRLQKPINFTDYVVPLCLPERKFSENHLANVRFSSVSGWGWLLDRGASALELMMIQVPRLKTQDCLEKMKKTPRMPEITENMFCAGFLNGTKDSCKGDSGGPHATKYKGIWYLTGIVSWGEGCAAVGHYGVYTRVSKFIDWLNKHINP from the exons GTTCTTCATGGTCCAATTTGTCGGCTTCATGCTCGTGCTTCACCAGTCTCTAACTACAG tctttctccATAAGGAGGAAGCCAACAATGtcttgaaaagagaaagaagagctaACTCTTTCCTTGAAGAGTTGAGATCAGGTTCTCTGGAGAGAGAATGTAttgaagaaaaatgttcatttgaggaagccagggaaatctTCAAGAACAATGAAAGGACA caACAATTTTGGATTCAATACAATG ATGACAACCAATGTGCTTCAAATCCCTGCCAGAATGGAGGAACCTGTGCTGATGAGTTCCAGTCCTACATCTGCTTCTGCCCTGTGGagtttgagggcaggaactgtgaAACAA GCAAAGACAGCTTGCTGATCTGCAGATTTGACAACGGAGGCTGTCAACAGTACTGTACTGATAACCCTGAAACCATACGCCACTGTCATTGTGAGCTGGGCTATGCTCTAGCCCCAGATGGGATAACCTGCAATCCAGTAG TTGACTACCCCTGTGGAAGAATTCCAGTTctggaaaagagaaatggaagtaTGCCAGAAGGCAGAATTGTAGGTGGTTATGAATGTCCTAAAGGAGAATGTCCATGGCAG GCTCTGATTTGGCTGGGAAAGGAAATGCTGTGTGGTGGCACTCTGCTTACTGATACATGGGTTGTCTCTGCAGCTCACTGCTTTGATAAAGCTCGTCATTTGAAAGAAAGCTTAACAGTAGTGCTAG GTGAGcatgaaataaataaagaagaaggagTGGAACAAAAGAGGCAAATTGCTGATATCATTATTCATGACCAGTATATTCCATTGAAACTCAACTATGATATTGCCCTGCTACGTCTCCAAAAGCCCATAAATTTCACAGACTATGTGGTGCCCCTCTGTTTGCCCGAGAGGAAATTCTCTGAGAACCATCTGGCCAATGTCAGGTTTTCTTCAGTGTCTGGTTGGGGCTGGCTCCTGGACAGGGGGGCCTCAGCTTTAGAGCTCATGATGATCCAAGTTCCCCGGCTAAAGACACAGGACTGtctagagaaaatgaagaaaacaccCCGAATGCCTGAAATTACTGAGAACATGTTCTGTGCAGGTTTCCTGAATGGAACAAAAGATTCCTGCAAGGGGGACAGTGGAGGACCTCATGCCACCAAATACAAGGGCATTTGGTATCTAACTGGTATTGTCAGCTGGGGGGAAGGTTGTGCAGCTGTGGGCCACTATGGTGTTTATACAAGGGTCTCCAAATTTATTGATTGGCTGAATAAACACATAAATCCCTAA